In Poecile atricapillus isolate bPoeAtr1 unplaced genomic scaffold, bPoeAtr1.hap1 scaffold_313, whole genome shotgun sequence, a genomic segment contains:
- the LOC131574425 gene encoding LOW QUALITY PROTEIN: 3-beta-hydroxysteroid-Delta(8),Delta(7)-isomerase-like (The sequence of the model RefSeq protein was modified relative to this genomic sequence to represent the inferred CDS: deleted 4 bases in 4 codons), protein METSAHPYWPRALALPGYVAGARPGWQCAGAVAAAAAALFSLGWALGGAGRSPARRLVLGWFLLCSGIHGVLEGYFSLRHRELPADTGLLADVWKEYAKADSRYMTSDDFTVAMETVTAWAWGPLSFLTFLAFLRHHPARYVLQLIVSLGQLYGDVLYFATEARAGWTHSDPRPLYFWGYFVGLNGLWLLVPGLLILDAWRQLATAQRGHDRPRHKAH, encoded by the exons ATGGAGACGAGCGCGCACCCCTATTGGCCGCGCGCGCTGGCGTTGCCG GGTTACGTGGCGGGCGCGCGGCCCGGCTGGCAGTGCGCAGgcgcggtggcggcggcggcggcggcgctgtTTTCGCTGGGTTGGGCGctgggcggggccggg CGGAGCCCCGCCCGCCGCTTGGTCCTGGGCTGGTTCCTGCTCTGCTCCGGTATCCACGGGGTCCTGGAAGGATATTTCAGCCTCCGGCACCGGGAGCTGCCCGCCGACACCGGGCTGCTGGCTGACGTCT ggAAGGAGTACGCCAAGGCCGACAGCCGCTACATGAC GAGCGATGACTTCACGGTTGCCATGGAGACGGTGACAGCCTGGGCCTGGGGTCCCCTCAGCTTC CTCACCTTCCTCGCCTTCCTCCGCCACCAC CCGGCCCGCTACGTGCTGCAGCTCATCGTGTCCCTCG ggcagctctATGGGGACGTTCTCTACTTCGCCACCGAGGCCCGGGCGGGCTGGACCCACAGCGACCCCCGC CCCCTTTATTTCTGGGGTTATTTCGTGGGGCTCAACGGGCTCTGGCTGCTGGTGCCCGGCCTCCTCATCCTCGACGCCTGGCGCCAGCTGGCCACCGCCCAGCGCGGCCACGACCGGCCCCGCCACAAGGCCCACTga